The following proteins are co-located in the Engraulis encrasicolus isolate BLACKSEA-1 chromosome 2, IST_EnEncr_1.0, whole genome shotgun sequence genome:
- the LOC134467874 gene encoding nucleoside diphosphate kinase A, translated as MAEERTFIAIKPDGVQRGLIGDIIKRFEQKGFKLVGMKFTQASEELLKEHYIDLKARPFYEGLCKYMHSGPVCAMVWEGLNVVKTGRVMLGETNPADSKPGTIRGDFCIQVGRNICHGSDSVDSANKEIALWFKPEELVSWKSCAGSWIYE; from the exons ATGGCAGAGGAACGTACCTTCATTGCTATCAAGCCCGACGGTGTCCAGAGGGGCCTGATCGGTGACATCATCAAGCGTTTTGAGCAGAAGGGCTTCAAGCTGGTGGGCATGAAGTTCACTCAG GCTTCTGAGGAGCTTCTGAAGGAGCACTACATCGACCTGAAGGCCCGTCCTTTCTATGAAGGCCTCTGCAAGTACATGCACTCCGGCCCCGTCTGTGCCATG GTGTGGGAGGGTCTGAATGTTGTCAAGACCGGCAGAGTGATGCTGGGTGAGACCAACCCTGCAGACTCCAAGCCCGGCACCATCCGCGGGGATTTCTGCATCCAGGTTGGCAG GAACATCTGCCACGGCAGCGACTCTGTGGACAGCGCCAACAAGGAGATCGCCCTGTGGTTCAAGCCAGAGGAGCTGGTGTCCTGGAAGAGCTGCGCAGGCAGCTGGATTTACGAGTAA